CCGCGCTGTGCACGCGCACGCCATGCTCGTGGCGCTCCACGCCGAATACGCGGCAATCCAGCCGTTCGCGCACGTGCCAACGCCGCCGCATCGCGTCGATGTAACGCGCCGAGCCGCCCTGCACCACCCGCCACGGTGCGCGACCGCTCACCTGCAGCATCTGGTGGTTGGCCATGAACTGCGCCAGGTAGCGCGCCGGGAAGGCCTCCAGGCTGGCGGTGGGCGAGGACCACAGCGCCGAGGCCATGGGCAGCAGGTGCTCGTCGATGAAGGTGCGACCATAGTGGCCGGCGCGCAGGTAGTCCCCCAGTGAAGGCCCGGCATCGTCGCCGTGCAGCAACGCCGGTGCCTCGCGGTAGAAGCGGCGCAGGTCGCCGAGCATGCCCCAGAACCGCGGGGACACCAGGTTGCGACGCTGGCAGAACAGCCCATCCAGCGAGGTGGCGTTGTACTCCAGCCCGCTGCGCTCGCTGTGTACCGAGAAACTCATGGTGGTGGGCTGCGAAGCCACGTTGAGCTCGTCGAACAGCGCGGTGAGCAGCGGGTAGTGCAGCGGGTTGAACACGATGAAGCCGGTGTCCACCGCGTGGCTGGCGCCGTCCACCTGCACCTGATGGGTGTGGGTGTGGCCGCCCAGGTAGTCGTTGGCCTCGAACAGCGTCACCTCGTGCTGCTGGCCCAGCCACCAGGCGCTGGCCAGGCCGGCGATGCCCGATCCGATCACGGCGATACGCATGTCAGTGCTCCGCCTTGGCCAGCACCCAGGCCGGCACGGGTTTGAGGTCGCGCACCAGGCCCAGCGCCGCCATCAGCCGCAGGCCGTACCAGGTCACATCGATCTCCCACCAGTAAAAGCCCTGGCGCGCGGTGCCGGGGAAGAAGTGGTGGTTGTTGTGCCAGCCCTCACCGAAGGTGAGCAGGGCCAGCCACAGGTTGTTGCGGCTGTCGTCACCGGTGTTGAACCGCTGGCGGCCGAAACGGTGCGCCAGCGAGTTGATGGTGACCGTGGCGTGGAACAGCACCACGGTGGAGATGAAGAAGCCCCACACCAGCATCTGCCCGCCGCTGGTGCCCCAGGACGGCGCGAAATGTTCGAGCAGCGCGCCCAGGCCGAACAGGGCGGCGGCCAACGCGATCGGCACCAGCGTGTCGAAGCGGTCCAGCCAGCGCAGTTCCGGGTACTTGGCCAGGTCGGGGATGCGGTCCCAGCGGGTGCGGAAGCCGTCGGTGGTGAGGAACCAGCCCATGTGGCTCCACCAGAAGCCATGCACGCCGGGCGAGTGCGGATCGGCGGCGGTGTCGGTATGGCGGTGATGGACGCGGTGGTGGGCGGCCCACCACAGCGGGCCGCGCTGCACGCTGGCCGCGCCGATCACCGCGAACACGAACTGCACCGCGCGCGAGGTGCGGAAGGTGCGGTGCGAGAAGTAGCGGTGGTAGAAGGCGGTGATGGCGAACATCCGCACGGCGTACAACGCCACCGCAACGCCGACCGCCACCCAGGAGACCCCCACCCAGATCACCGCCAGGCAGGCAAGGTGCATGGCCGCGAACGGGATCGCGCGCAGCCAGTCCACGCGCTGCGCCGCTTCGTCGGCCACCGCCGTCCCGGCGCTGGTATCGAACCAGCGCCGCACGGTGGCCATCAGGCCACGGCGGGCCGTGCGGGGTGCTGCAGTGGCGGGTCCGGCCGACATATCGCGTATCTCCTGGCGTTCTTGTCAGGAGATACGGGAGCCAGGCCCATCCGGATGCACGGATCCGGAAAAAAGGTTCGTCGCCCATCTGCGACGCAGGCAGAAACGTGGCTTGACGCTTTCCGCGCGCGGCCGTCGGCGGGTCGGGCGCTGGGCCCCCACGCCCTTTCCGGCGAATGTCCTCCGGCGTCGGCCTGCGGCCGCCCCCTCCCCCTTTATTTCGCCTCCAAGGGCATGGGGGCCCAGCGCCCGACCCACCGACAGCCAGGAGAAAGCGTGGCTTCCCCAACCTGTACCGCGAGCCGAGCCCCGTAGCAGCCGGTAGGCTCTTGGGCAAAATAAAGGAGGAGGCCGCCCCGCGGCCGGGGGACATTTGCACCAGGGGCCTACCGGCTGCTACGGGGCCCTCACGCGCGCGCGCCCCGATCGGGCACGCCAGCCGATCCAATCTGCGCCTTCTCTCAGAGGGGAGAAGAACCAAAAAAAGCGCGTTACAGGGTGGCGATGTCGCCCTTGGCGATGATCGGGCCGGTCGGGATGCCCTGCGGCGCGCCGCTGGACGGTTCCAGCGTGATGGCCAGCACGGAGCCGTTCACCAGCGCATCACGCAGTGCGTCCGGCACGGTCACCGTATGGGCGCGGTTGATGGACACCAGGCCCAGCGAACGCGGCGTGCCGCCGGCCGGGATCAGCCACAGTTCCGGGGCGCGCCCGGCCGCATCGGCGGCGGCCGGTACCGGCACCATCAGCACCTTGCCCTGGGCCTTGTCCACCGAGGCCAACCAGCCTGGCGTGCCGTCGTCGTGCAACAGCGGGGTGACCGGCTTGGTCGCCTGCTCGGGTTCGGACGGGGTGGGCGGCGGGGTCGGGGTGACCGCCACCGGCGGTGCAACCGGGGCCACCGGTTCCAGCTGGCCGCGACTGAACACCGCCACCAGCGCCACCACGGCGGCCAGCGCGGTCATGCCCTGCCAGAACCCGGTGCGCTGCCAGGCGCGCGGCGCGCCGGCGCCGACCGAGGGCCAGCCCAGCGCGGTACGGATGCGCGGCCACACGTGCGCGGGCACCGCTTCACTGCCCAGCGCGTCGAGCATGGGCGCCAGGCGGTTTTCCCACTGGCTCACCAGCCGGGCAAAGCCGGGGTCGTTGGCGATGCGCTGCTCGGCCTCGCTGCGTTGGGCGGCATCGAGCACGCCCAGCACGTATTCGCCGGCCAGGATGTCGGCGCTGGGCGGTTGCCCGTCGTCATGCAGGTCATGGAGGTCGCGGATGTTCATCGTTCCAGGCACACCCGCAGTTGCCCCAGGCCGCGGCGGATCCAGCTTTTCACCGAGCCCAGGGGCGAGCCGATCCGGCGCGCCAGTTCCTCATAGCTGGCCCCGTCCAGGAACGCCAGCCGGATCAGCGAACGGCGGCGCGGTTCCAGGGTGTCCAGGCAGTCGTCCAGGCGCTGCCGGTCGGAGGCCTGTTCGGCCACCTGGGCCGGCTGCGGGGCGAAATCGGGGATTTCATCGGCCACCGACAGGTCGTCCAGCGGGCGCGGCGGCGCCGCGCGCAGGCGGTCGATCGCGCGGTTGCGCGCCATCATCGACAGCCAGGTCATGGCCGCCGCCTTGGCGCGGTCGAACTGCGCCGCCTTGTGCCAGACGCTGGTGAAGACATCCTGCAACACCTCTTCGGCGTCGCTGCGATCGCGCAGGACGTGCAGGCAGATCGCGAACAAGCGCCCGGACGCCAGCTGATACACCGACTCGAAGGCCTGGCGATCGCCGCTGGCAACCCGGACCAGCAGGTCGTCGAGGCGCCGTGCGGCACCCGTGTCGGCAAGCTCCAGCTCAGGCATCGCAGGCTCAACGTCGGCAGGAAGATAGCCCGCATCGTCGTCGCTGCGCGCGCAGGGCGCAAGGGGGGACTCAACCGGCGCATGTGGCCACCAGCGGCTGCTGCCGTGCCGCGGCCAGTTCGGCGGCGGTCGCCGCGACTGGCTCGGCGGGGAATTCAACGCGCACCTGCGGGTAGCGCCCCTGCGCATCGCGCACGTTGCCGGTGCCACTGAACTGCAGCAGGCGCGGGCTGTTGCGTGCATACACCAGGGTGACCGCCGGGACCGCGAAGCCGAACCAGGCATCCAGCCGCATCTGCAGCTGTTCGGCCGGCTGGCCCTGCCAGGTGACCGCCGCGCTGCGCTGTAGTTTCAACGGCACCA
This is a stretch of genomic DNA from Stenotrophomonas rhizophila. It encodes these proteins:
- a CDS encoding NAD(P)/FAD-dependent oxidoreductase; the encoded protein is MRIAVIGSGIAGLASAWWLGQQHEVTLFEANDYLGGHTHTHQVQVDGASHAVDTGFIVFNPLHYPLLTALFDELNVASQPTTMSFSVHSERSGLEYNATSLDGLFCQRRNLVSPRFWGMLGDLRRFYREAPALLHGDDAGPSLGDYLRAGHYGRTFIDEHLLPMASALWSSPTASLEAFPARYLAQFMANHQMLQVSGRAPWRVVQGGSARYIDAMRRRWHVRERLDCRVFGVERHEHGVRVHSAAGLEGFDQMVLACHSDQALALLSDADRTERSVLGAIRYQPNEVVLHTDARLLPRNRKAWAAWNAHVPANPLAPCTVSYLMNQLQGIDTPTPLVVTLNRTAAIDPAKVLRTLHYAHPVHDHAMVAAQQRWAEIQGQRRTWFAGAYWGWGFHEDGIRSARRVVDALQALDAESYWPLAQAQPA
- a CDS encoding acyl-CoA desaturase; this translates as MSAGPATAAPRTARRGLMATVRRWFDTSAGTAVADEAAQRVDWLRAIPFAAMHLACLAVIWVGVSWVAVGVAVALYAVRMFAITAFYHRYFSHRTFRTSRAVQFVFAVIGAASVQRGPLWWAAHHRVHHRHTDTAADPHSPGVHGFWWSHMGWFLTTDGFRTRWDRIPDLAKYPELRWLDRFDTLVPIALAAALFGLGALLEHFAPSWGTSGGQMLVWGFFISTVVLFHATVTINSLAHRFGRQRFNTGDDSRNNLWLALLTFGEGWHNNHHFFPGTARQGFYWWEIDVTWYGLRLMAALGLVRDLKPVPAWVLAKAEH
- a CDS encoding anti-sigma factor — its product is MNIRDLHDLHDDGQPPSADILAGEYVLGVLDAAQRSEAEQRIANDPGFARLVSQWENRLAPMLDALGSEAVPAHVWPRIRTALGWPSVGAGAPRAWQRTGFWQGMTALAAVVALVAVFSRGQLEPVAPVAPPVAVTPTPPPTPSEPEQATKPVTPLLHDDGTPGWLASVDKAQGKVLMVPVPAAADAAGRAPELWLIPAGGTPRSLGLVSINRAHTVTVPDALRDALVNGSVLAITLEPSSGAPQGIPTGPIIAKGDIATL
- a CDS encoding sigma-70 family RNA polymerase sigma factor, with the protein product MPELELADTGAARRLDDLLVRVASGDRQAFESVYQLASGRLFAICLHVLRDRSDAEEVLQDVFTSVWHKAAQFDRAKAAAMTWLSMMARNRAIDRLRAAPPRPLDDLSVADEIPDFAPQPAQVAEQASDRQRLDDCLDTLEPRRRSLIRLAFLDGASYEELARRIGSPLGSVKSWIRRGLGQLRVCLER